The Rosa rugosa chromosome 1, drRosRugo1.1, whole genome shotgun sequence genomic sequence GAACACAAATGAAAACAAGACAAAGGCATTACTTTCATTAAGATAGGATGTCATGGACAAGCCTTGATGATGGCCAACTGTTCTATGGCTCTGGACCCATCGTTATATGGTTGTTCGTGGTGAAAAGTGTTGCAAATTGAATGAACACCAAAGCATTCCGCCAATACCTGCAATAGGAATGGCATTCGGACCAGCAAAGACGCCCTGTCAGTACATGGCTAGTTGGGTTTCCTTAAACTCAGTACTGATTCGGCCTGAACATGTCGTACTCACGACTAGAGCCAAATGTACTACCAGCAGTTTTGGCAGGAAGGATAACGCCATTGATAAATAGACCAGGAAGATAAAATTTGTTGCTCTGTGAGTTGCAGTCAAGGGATATGGTTTCTATCTATGGAATAGAACCTGTTAGTCATTACGCATTTCCATATATGACAAACAATCGAGTTGTTTAAGAACTAAAAGTCTATGGCCAGTACCCCATTGTTACCATGACTCCCTGCAATATCATAATATAGCCAACTTGTAGCTTAAACTAATGAACTTGTGGATACTATATAGGACCTAaagaataaaaagaagaaacaaaattagTGTTGATAGAATATGACTAGCAAGGCCAGTAGATTATGCAGAAGTATAACTACTACTCTGAGAAATCTTTATCCGATAAAACTGAAAATTAACTACATTGTTGCATCATTGACTACCATTGGCAACCCATTATATATCCATATTGGTCCCTATTGGGTAAGTGCGCTCAGTTTCCTTTCTGCCTCAATCCAGATCTACAGTACCCTCATAGAGGTAGATATTGACAAAAGATGTTTGACAATTACAGTTTAACCACCGTCTTACGTCCTTTTTTTGTCATCAGAGTGTGATATGCTCTGATCAATTGATTTCAACTGGTCCCGAAGATTTTGGTTCTCTGCCAGCAAGCGATCATATTCCAGGAGGAGTCCCTCAGATTGCTTCCTTAGGGCCTCTACCTCAGCTGCTGCTACCTTTGCCTTCTTTTCTGTGGTCTCATATTCAGATTCCAGATTCTTAACTTTTGCCCTCAATGTGTCATTCTCTTGTACCAAGGTCTTGTGGCCCCCATTTTTCTCCTCTTGAGtagtttggttttgtttctttgCAGCCTCCATGGCCTTCCTCAGAAATCGAAGTTCTCTTATGTAATGGTGCAATCTATCAATCATCAGTGAAAGGAACAGAAAAAACCCTGCATTCCACCGTATTGAAGTTACTAGACAAATTGACCAAATAAACTAAACACAAGTTGTGAGATATTCCCATCAATTTACACACTAAAATGAACTCCATATAACAGCAGAAATATATCTGGGGCCCCAGCCCCTGATGGCCAAAGATCTTGCCTAGcaaagaggggggggggggggggatgaaCTTTTGCAAAAACTAAAATCAAGGTAGTGAATAACTAAATATAGACAAAGTAATATTAAGGGTGAAACACAGAGGTGTTATCGGAAATATCAACGATATTGACACCAATGGAAATATAACAAAATATCGAGTAAAATAAACTCAatatacaaaaaaaagaaaatatcaggAGCATGGTATGTCCAATAACATAACCGGGAGCATGTTTTGTCTAACATCAGCACTCAACAAGTAAGGAAATTTTGAGCAGGTTCAAAGATATTATGAAAATTCAGATATTGACTAGCAGCATTTATAATGCTAGTTAAGATGGGCAAACATGCAACCAATTAATTTTTCTGTTAGAGACCTAAACCAACCAAGTTGGTTTAAGGTAATATGTTTCATGCTGATGGGAGTGAAAAACAAAAGGCAAGACAGAAGAGATATCTATACACTTGTCATGCTAGATATGAACTCTCCCTATGTTAAATCACGCCATTTCTTCCAATTTCATGACATATGAACTCAAACTGCCCAACCAGGTCCTCTAGTAACCACTTAACCAGTTCAAGAGACACAAGTTTAGCATAGTTAAGGTATTAAAATCAGTCACCAGCTAACTGATTGGGAAAATTGAACCTAAAACAAATTCAATAGATCGAGCAAGGACAGCACAGTCCATCAGTTCAGTAACGCTCCATACATATGAACCTGTATAAGTTATCACTCTTTTGGTATCTAAAAACAACAGCACAAACAGAATCCAACAAAATAAACTCGGAACATATCAAATATCAAAACAGAACAATTCGTAATTTCACTATTCTCATGTGCTCAACTGATATGGAACTAACACCAGTTTTCGGCACACAAAACACCACCACGGCACCCCAAAAATTTCACATTCTTTTTCACTCTTCCTTTCATCTGAATTCTCAAAAACCAAATACTTACCATATAAATTAACACAAACTACCATAAATTAAATTACTCTAACCACCAATTTATCATTCTTAACCTGAACAAATTAATTCCAATTCCACATTTAAGCTCAAACCCAATTCAATTAAGATAACTCCGAATATAAAATTCGAAAGCTAATCTGAGAGGCTTTACCCATGAGAGAAATCTCGAGCATTTTCATGGACATGAGGACATCGTCGGTAGGGTTGAGCATGCCGGACTCGTTGGTTCGGTTCTTGATCTCATTGAGATTGTAGACGTTGGCGAAGAGCACAGCGGCCACAGTACCGCCCACAGTTTTGACCACGATTGGGCCTTTGCCCCGCTTGAGCTTGTCCAGGCCCAGAATCACCAGCTTTCTCAGAGGCGACTTGAACAGCAGCGTCAGAATCAGCGCCATTTGGCTGAAGATCACCGTGTACAGGAGCTGCATCATCTTTGGTCTCCGCGGCCTAAAACCTAGATCTGAgagcagaagcagaagaagaagaagaagagagagagagagagagtgagaaggGTGGATTTGAATTGCTTTGGGTCTCTGAGTCTGTGTAGGTGAGAGTGCCTTTTTTTTGGGTCTCGTTCGGTGTTAGGCACGTGACTTGCGCGTGAGTGGTTGGCTTGTAAGGAGGAGTCATCATTTATTAATGATTCACTAGGTGTTTGGAATTGTTTTTATACGTGTGGGATTTTGTTTTATATAAATTTCAAGTGGCTTTTGATTCGATTTTGTGGTTGAAatgttcatattttttttttgttccattGAAATGTTCATATTTGATGTTACCTATGATATGTAAGCGGTATCCATAGTATCTTTAAAACTAATTTTTAAATACTGATATTTATCGATATTTCAATCAATTTTaggtaattttttatttcattatataaaaatattattttctcACGTCATAATCGTTTTTAGTAAGATTTTATGCAAGTTTGAGTTGTAAAATTACCCTTTAGAGGGGTTTGAAGAAGCACAGTGGCCATGTGACACTACAATGTGCTTAGCCATTTaagatttttttaaaaaaaatatggtgaaatgtttacaaaaaaaaaaacctgcttTTAACATAACTTCTTACACTCATTTTCAGCTAAAACACTTATACACAAGCAATTTCAATAGAGCTAGTAAAGTTTTGAAACAGTACATTTCCAAGTGTTTATTCAAACACATACTTAAaaacattctaaaaaaaaaaaaagttaaaaagttATTATTTAGAAAACATTTTAAAATTCTATTACCAAAATGTAAAagctataaatttttttttaaaaaaaaaacacatagaaaCGGTAAATCATTGTTGTCGATTGTAGAAAAGATCTCAAACAAATTCTAAGAATTAACTCAATAATGATGATAAACATATCATAAGGGTCCAAAACACAAACAAGAACAACAAGTCAATAACTATAAGTCAACGAAAATACTAAGTCACTGAAACAGTGAGGTGGTTTTTAGTAGAAATCAACAGAATTTATTGAGGGGCTTCAATTGTTGTTATCAAAATATAAAGTCATAAATTAGGTAAGATTGTTAGCAATGAGGTGCTTTCTTCTCACCTCCATCATTTAGCTTCAACAATTGGAGCCTAATACAACAATGTTTAGAAGTTGGGCTGGTGCATCTCGTTTCAGCCCGTTTGGGAATGATTTGGACCTTGTTGCGTATCCACCTGGTTCTCTTGCTGTGGGCTTCCGTTGCCTGGGCCACATTCccaatttttttgtttactAAGTTTCCGGCATCTCCATCTAGGCATCTACTCTACCCTCAAGTAATTGGAGTAGAACCTTCGGCCAATCTCAAGATTCGAAATTTTGAGTTTAACAGTGCTGAAattttgatggaattctgtgttGATTGAAACATCGACAATTTACTAGTTCATAAAACATTATGAAATACCGGTATATTTATGAGATTCAATTACAAAAatttcaagattttttttttttcctgaatgTAGGAACGGAAAATTTCAAACTTTAGCCCCTAAAACATCAAAATTAATAGCACAAGGGACGGAAAGTGGAAGTGATTGTCTCCGTCATGAAAACACTAGCAATATGGCCAACACTTAATTGCATGAGAAGTTTTATATACACATCTccaattacttaatgcacacccCCTATATTTTTTTGTCATCAAACTTCTATGTATATCATTcctcattaataaataaataaaataaaaataaaagaagattctacaaaaataaaataagaattaaatgcTTTATATATCACATTATTAATTAAATTTTCTTATAGGTTAAATTTTCTCTTCATCTTCAAAATACAATCGACCTCTTTTCAATATCATACTTGGACGTCAATGACAGATGAAATAATTGTAGTCCATATGAAGAATTAGCAAGCAACCAAATTGGTTGAAACATATCGAAAGATGTTATAAAAGCATCAAATATATCTTATACATAAATATATCATCATCAATCACTTCGTGCGTTTGCAAAACAACAATCATGGCTCATTCAGTCATTCTTTACTGATTTTAATATTAGCTATGACTATATAAATCATGAAAATATTGACATATAttgaatcttttaaaatcttagCGGCATCAAGTTTTTTAACTTTAAGAATAACAAAGgtaataaagtttttttttttttttttttatcaaacaaAGGTAAGAAAGTTAAGTTATTCAATCGCGATACATATACCAACTTCATTGatgtaaaaagaagaaaagtaatTAGTAACTACCATATTGATTTGTCCCCAAATTAATTAGCAACTAATTCCACAATAAATCAATTATAGTAAAAAGaatgtattaaataaaaatttatgataATTAGCCGACctaattttttaaaaaagtttttcttttatttaatgaggaggggcatagatggaagtttgatgaaaaaatgagacaaaaaatATAAGGGATGTGCATTGAGTAATTGAGGaggtgtatttaaaatttctctaatTGCATTAGTAATGGAATTTGCATCTCGCTAAATATGAGTAAAagtaataacaaattacatataagttattgacaaaaaatgacttaacaaatacatcctcTAAAGaatgaattaaacatataaggactaaatcttacaaataaggacaatgtgctctctacttgccacatgtcatgagttaatttatttttttatccttaactatttcttttgacttctaatccctttataaggattaaatcttacaaataaggacaatctgctattctgctctccacttgccacatatcatgagttaatttacttttttactcttaactacttcttttgacttttaatccccttatgttacttttttttttttttttgctgagaataatccctttatgttacttttttttttcctgaaaatAATCTCTttatgctactgcactcgctgcactcatactcgtccagttctgctactgcacttgtactcgtgttctgctactgcactcgtccaatctcACTACTGCACTCGCTTCACTCATActcgtctagttctgctactgcacttgtactcgtgttctgctactacactcgtcatcgcctaatcctgctactgcactcgtccaattctgctactgcactcgctgcattcaaactcgtctagttctgctactgcacttgtcatcgcctaatcctgctactgcactcgtccaatcccgctactgcactcgctgcactcatactcgtctagttctgctactcgtgttctgctactgcactcgtcatcgcctaatcctgctactgcactcatactcgttcagttctgctactgcacttgtactcgtgttctactacattttctttttcttaataacACATAACTACATTCCTGAACTATGCTAAGAACATCAATAGGTTCAAATGCAACTGAGAAAAAAGCATGAACTGTATGCATAATATAACAAGTAAACCACACTATCAAATGGACATAAGAAGTACAAATAATTTTGCATTTTCTTAACAAAAGTTCAAGAACTTCAAAGCAACCATTTCAATttgttgaaaatgaaaaattacaGTGCCCAGTTTTAATAGATTATTTTGAATGcctcttcaaaaaaataaaataataataagaggtATGAAGAGAATGCAATGCAGAGGCGTGTAGTCTTGGCACACTCAGCCAATTTGATGGTTTAGGCCAttcaaaagaaattcaaattgcTGTTGAACCAGCAAGATTAgatcagctcaaaatacaaagGAAAAGTGATCAGTTTGGATTCTAGTATGACCATCAATTACGGTGGAAGCATGTTTTGGATAAACACCACCTCTTGCAAATTCAAAGGTAGGTCAAAGTTGCAGGTATGAAATGGTTTTTAAACAAAGTCACTCCAAACCTTATGTAGAAAACAAGACAGTGAGGATGATCAGTTTGTCATGTTCAATGCAAATCAACAACATGCATTACGTGGAGCATGCATGGATTAGACCATTCAAATTTTCAAATGGTAATCCAACAGTTGGAGATCAGACACTTTCACCAAGTTTTGATCATCAAAAAGATAAAGTCCGGTAgcagaagaaagaaattaaagaaaccAGATGGAATCCCATCTTGATtcgttggttttgattttgaatatgATTATTATGATAAGatcaattcaaaattcaaatcaatTGCAGTTCCACCTGCCTAACCTCTTAGCCTCATTCGTTgcctatataaagaggctcttTACAACAAGTGGAAGGGGGCAGCAGGAAAGACTAGAGAGCAGAACAGAAGACAGGCGAAACTCTGCAGCATTAAAGAGCAGAAGCCATCAATATTGAGGCACTCAAGAGAGAGGAGAGCAGAAAAGAGAGAGTTCGCACGAGACCGGAGTTCTACAACATTCCATCCTTAAAGCTTTCCAAGAGAAGCCACGGACGGAGAACCACGTTTTAGTAGAAGAAGCTCCATAAGTCACAAGTATATGACTATAATTATCACCTGAAATTACTGAACTTTTCCTTTCATGATGCAGACGTTGTCAAGTGCTTACCTGTAATGGCGTCACTACGACAACCAATTCATGAAGCATGGCCAAAATCTCTCTGCAGTGTCTGTTGTGGCTCTCATCCTCATAATCTCTTGCTGGTGACCAAGGCGATTACCATATCAGCAATAACGGAGAAGTCGAGCTACTGCCCACAATAGTCTCTCTGGCACAAATCAAAACAATAATGCCATTCTTGCCTCACTTTGCTTCTCGATGCCTATATGGTGGTGCGTCCTGCGTATAGGTGGCGAAAGCAAAGTGACCATGATGGTGCTCTTCTGGTGAAGGACCGCTACGTCAACAAATGATGGTGCTCTCTTGGTGAAGGACTGATGGTGGTGCTCTCCTAGTGAAGGACTGCTGCTTCAACAAATGATGGTGCTCTCCTGGCAAATAAATGCAGCGTCTCTTTTACCTGTGTCACCATGGAGCTATGGAGGTCTCCGGAGCGGTTGCAATCTCGTTTACGATACATGTGTATCAACGGGTGTATGACCAATCCGGTGGAATTTTCTAAGCCTTGTTGAGTACTAATTAACAAGGGCTTGCAGCAAACAGAGTGTCAACAGAGCTTTAACGAAGACAAGCTCCATCAAAGCTCTTGCCTGCACTCGCACCCGCACCACATACAGAGGCTCGACTGTCAAATGAACACAAGCTGATGATGGGGAAAAGAAGACACAATTGATTACAAACACAATTGTTTCTGGTGCAAATTACTACTGCTGCTGACGAAGCCCGCACCTCTCCTTTCGGATGTGCCACGCCCTGTTCCTGAGTCATTGATCACTACTGGAG encodes the following:
- the LOC133726014 gene encoding uncharacterized protein LOC133726014 gives rise to the protein MMQLLYTVIFSQMALILTLLFKSPLRKLVILGLDKLKRGKGPIVVKTVGGTVAAVLFANVYNLNEIKNRTNESGMLNPTDDVLMSMKMLEISLMGFFLFLSLMIDRLHHYIRELRFLRKAMEAAKKQNQTTQEEKNGGHKTLVQENDTLRAKVKNLESEYETTEKKAKVAAAEVEALRKQSEGLLLEYDRLLAENQNLRDQLKSIDQSISHSDDKKRT